A part of Oncorhynchus gorbuscha isolate QuinsamMale2020 ecotype Even-year linkage group LG09, OgorEven_v1.0, whole genome shotgun sequence genomic DNA contains:
- the LOC124043181 gene encoding phosphoprotein associated with glycosphingolipid-enriched microdomains 1-like isoform X1 has protein sequence MAPVLSGLWELGAVGSGDATATSLGNVQLVLVGTLMTISVFLLLSMLVLLCAGCQGPKKSNCRPVAHENLMNGVSERETFTGSQSVDSPGTDLLVSSSHNGPLTSGTVLTDTQDISPQPSEEMLSSQSELRSSKCPQDRELPSIPPNSTLEGMGCSSRPLLPPSGDGTYEVVKERGGDLTASRDVSVEDSLYETVKELKDHPGSLAAGLLNGDGTMSPLSPDDNEISHHDNHLPPPNNPPALHHHHHHHHNHLPPHNNPPALHNGHLSPGSPERGPLCAGVEYASVDLNKKSRYSADLEARRSATITAAVSPIEEPEEEDRPPPVPDKVLDENDNQPTMMDAGAVVVLGAALQNGELDFPLSTSPGRDNPVVSESELSDMYSTVGKPVLDVEEKESDYSSIADIKGLVPEYSSSDLYATVRDIYPQPREGESDPQGPPTESIESGYEIIHIPKTGSGEDLGLGNQVQEPDYESVGELALGLNRESSRL, from the exons ATGGCTCCAGTGCTGAGTGGCTTGTGGGAACTGGGGGCCGTGGGGTCAGGGGACGCCACAGCGACGTCCTTAGGCAATGTGCAGCTGGTCCTAGTGGGCACCCTGATGACCATCTCTGTCTTCTTGCTGCTCTCAATGCTAGTGCTGCTGTGTGCAGGCTGCCAGGG GCCAAAGAAATCAAATTGCCGCCCAGTGGCCCACGAGAACCTCATGAATGGA gtgtctgagagagagacatttaccGGTAGTCAGTCTGTGGACAGCCCAGGGACTGACCTATTGGTGAGCAGCTCACACAACGGCCCACTAACCAGTggtacag TGTTGACAGACACCCAGGACATTAGTCCCCAGCCCTCTGAGGAGATGCTGTCCAGTCAGTCCGAGCTGCGGAGCTCCAAGTGTCCCCAGGACCGCGAGCTGCCCAGCATCCCACCCAACAGCACCCTGGAGGGGATGGGATGTTCCAGCagaccccttctccctccctctggagACGGCACCTACGAG gtggtgaaggagagaggtggcGACTTAACGGCGTCCCGGGATGTGAGCGTTGAAGACTCCCTGTACGAGACGGTCAAAGAGCTGAAGGACCATCCAGGGAGCCTGGCTGCAGGTCTCCTCAATGGAGACGGTACTATGTCCCCCCTCAGCCCTGATGACAATGAAATTTCCCACCACGAcaaccacctcccacctcccaacaaccctccagccctccaccaccaccaccaccaccaccacaaccacctcCCACCTCACAACAACCCTCCAGCCCTCCACAACGGCCACCTCAGCCCTGGCTCCCCAGAGCGGGGGCCCCTGTGCGCGGGAGTGGAGTACGCCTCGGTGGATCTGAACAAGAAGAGCCGTTACAGTGCAGACCTGGAGGCCAGGCGCTCAGCCACCATCACTGCTGCTGTGAGCCCCATAGAGGAGCCCGAGGAGGAGGACAGACCCCCGCCTGTACCTGACAAGGTGCTGGATGAGAACGACAACCAGCCTACCATGATGGACGCAGGAGCGGTGGTGGTACTGGGGGCCGCGCTGCAAAACGGAGAG TTAGACTTTCCGCTGTCTACCTCACCGGGGCGAGACAACCCTGTGGTGTCAGAGAGCGAG ctgtcaGACATGTACTCCACGGTGGGGAAGCCAGTTCTAgatgtggaggagaaggagagtgactaCAGCAGCATTGCTGATATCAAGGGTCTGGTCCCCGAGTATTCCTCCAGTGATCTCTACGCTACCGTCAGGGACATCTACCCCCAGCCCAGAGAGGGGGAGTCAGACCCCCAGGGACCCCCCACAGAGAGCATCGAGTCTGGCTACGAGATCATCCACATCCCTAAGACTGGCAGTGGAGAGGACTTGGGGCTGGGGAACCAGGTTCAGGAGCCAGACTATGAGAGTGTAGGTGAGCTGGCCCTGGGGTTGAACAGGGAGAGCTCCCGTCTCTGA
- the LOC124043181 gene encoding phosphoprotein associated with glycosphingolipid-enriched microdomains 1-like isoform X2: protein MAPVLSGLWELGAVGSGDATATSLGNVQLVLVGTLMTISVFLLLSMLVLLCAGCQGPKKSNCRPVAHENLMNGVSERETFTGSQSVDSPGTDLLVSSSHNGPLTSGTVLTDTQDISPQPSEEMLSSQSELRSSKCPQDRELPSIPPNSTLEGMGCSSRPLLPPSGDGTYEVVKERGGDLTASRDVSVEDSLYETVKELKDHPGSLAAGLLNGDGTMSPLSPDDNEISHHDNHLPPPNNPPALHHHHHHHHNHLPPHNNPPALHNGHLSPGSPERGPLCAGVEYASVDLNKKSRYSADLEARRSATITAAVSPIEEPEEEDRPPPVPDKVLDENDNQPTMMDAGAVVVLGAALQNGELSDMYSTVGKPVLDVEEKESDYSSIADIKGLVPEYSSSDLYATVRDIYPQPREGESDPQGPPTESIESGYEIIHIPKTGSGEDLGLGNQVQEPDYESVGELALGLNRESSRL from the exons ATGGCTCCAGTGCTGAGTGGCTTGTGGGAACTGGGGGCCGTGGGGTCAGGGGACGCCACAGCGACGTCCTTAGGCAATGTGCAGCTGGTCCTAGTGGGCACCCTGATGACCATCTCTGTCTTCTTGCTGCTCTCAATGCTAGTGCTGCTGTGTGCAGGCTGCCAGGG GCCAAAGAAATCAAATTGCCGCCCAGTGGCCCACGAGAACCTCATGAATGGA gtgtctgagagagagacatttaccGGTAGTCAGTCTGTGGACAGCCCAGGGACTGACCTATTGGTGAGCAGCTCACACAACGGCCCACTAACCAGTggtacag TGTTGACAGACACCCAGGACATTAGTCCCCAGCCCTCTGAGGAGATGCTGTCCAGTCAGTCCGAGCTGCGGAGCTCCAAGTGTCCCCAGGACCGCGAGCTGCCCAGCATCCCACCCAACAGCACCCTGGAGGGGATGGGATGTTCCAGCagaccccttctccctccctctggagACGGCACCTACGAG gtggtgaaggagagaggtggcGACTTAACGGCGTCCCGGGATGTGAGCGTTGAAGACTCCCTGTACGAGACGGTCAAAGAGCTGAAGGACCATCCAGGGAGCCTGGCTGCAGGTCTCCTCAATGGAGACGGTACTATGTCCCCCCTCAGCCCTGATGACAATGAAATTTCCCACCACGAcaaccacctcccacctcccaacaaccctccagccctccaccaccaccaccaccaccaccacaaccacctcCCACCTCACAACAACCCTCCAGCCCTCCACAACGGCCACCTCAGCCCTGGCTCCCCAGAGCGGGGGCCCCTGTGCGCGGGAGTGGAGTACGCCTCGGTGGATCTGAACAAGAAGAGCCGTTACAGTGCAGACCTGGAGGCCAGGCGCTCAGCCACCATCACTGCTGCTGTGAGCCCCATAGAGGAGCCCGAGGAGGAGGACAGACCCCCGCCTGTACCTGACAAGGTGCTGGATGAGAACGACAACCAGCCTACCATGATGGACGCAGGAGCGGTGGTGGTACTGGGGGCCGCGCTGCAAAACGGAGAG ctgtcaGACATGTACTCCACGGTGGGGAAGCCAGTTCTAgatgtggaggagaaggagagtgactaCAGCAGCATTGCTGATATCAAGGGTCTGGTCCCCGAGTATTCCTCCAGTGATCTCTACGCTACCGTCAGGGACATCTACCCCCAGCCCAGAGAGGGGGAGTCAGACCCCCAGGGACCCCCCACAGAGAGCATCGAGTCTGGCTACGAGATCATCCACATCCCTAAGACTGGCAGTGGAGAGGACTTGGGGCTGGGGAACCAGGTTCAGGAGCCAGACTATGAGAGTGTAGGTGAGCTGGCCCTGGGGTTGAACAGGGAGAGCTCCCGTCTCTGA